In Paenibacillus sp. G2S3, a single window of DNA contains:
- a CDS encoding sensor histidine kinase, producing MTIFALLIAALLSFFSYELITYYQRKTTIQATEFNLQLVSHIIEQDLINLSFLAMTSSTNSSTNTLLTDYFVSPKASAKDAVNVFNSMQEDFRINRSNSYVRRLIVTGNNGKFLQLDNSVSTSIPLTVHNIGQIPGLNKDAVEQWEQVIKDPLSTTNGIPFILPIYGDGAARIGTVYLLANTSVITDKLKGYSLPKNSRLLLTLGNHHYQLIGDKVTAMTTPYEPVAYTDDKPVGPQTELSMIKLEDEESQIVVSYPVRNGVILSQTLSNDQFAPKANIWIMVMLGVCLLVIILSGIITLYLTRNISLPVEKLKKRIDKIAQGNFLLDRNIEWNSELGDVGRGINRLSQDIVALMDSQLADEKQKQELEYRMLQSQINPHFLYNTLNSIKWMATIQNATGIAEMTTSLSRLLRSIAKDNRRLMPLKDELSLLDDYFLIQKYRYGSTVSMVKEIEDEELLSGLIPRFTLQPLVENAIFHGIEPKGRGDILITVKKSGFADILVTIEDNGVGMMKEQISTILCDSEDGTKGVFENVGLRSVNERLRLTFGENYGLSIESEMGQYTLMKILLPFMQKE from the coding sequence ATGACCATCTTTGCGCTCCTAATCGCCGCTCTGCTATCCTTTTTCAGCTATGAATTGATTACCTATTATCAGCGTAAAACAACGATCCAGGCGACCGAGTTCAATCTGCAGCTAGTTTCCCATATTATTGAACAAGATTTAATTAATCTTTCCTTTTTGGCGATGACCAGCAGCACCAACTCGTCCACCAATACATTACTCACTGATTATTTTGTATCTCCAAAGGCAAGTGCCAAGGATGCTGTTAATGTATTTAACTCTATGCAAGAGGATTTTCGGATCAATCGCTCCAATAGCTATGTCCGCCGCTTGATTGTTACGGGTAACAACGGAAAGTTTCTCCAGTTGGATAATTCCGTCAGTACTTCAATTCCACTTACTGTACACAATATAGGGCAAATTCCTGGACTAAATAAAGATGCTGTGGAGCAGTGGGAACAAGTAATCAAAGACCCGCTCTCCACCACGAACGGTATTCCTTTTATTCTACCTATTTACGGAGATGGTGCTGCCCGGATTGGAACGGTCTATTTACTAGCAAATACTTCTGTAATTACTGATAAGCTGAAAGGGTATTCCTTGCCAAAAAACTCCCGATTGCTGCTGACGCTTGGCAATCATCATTATCAGCTCATTGGCGATAAAGTGACTGCGATGACTACGCCGTATGAACCTGTGGCCTATACCGATGATAAGCCTGTCGGTCCACAAACCGAGCTTTCTATGATCAAGCTGGAGGATGAAGAAAGCCAAATCGTGGTCTCTTATCCTGTGCGTAATGGAGTGATTTTGTCGCAGACCTTATCCAATGACCAGTTTGCTCCCAAAGCAAATATATGGATTATGGTAATGCTCGGCGTTTGTTTACTAGTTATCATCTTAAGCGGCATTATTACTTTGTACTTAACCCGAAACATCAGTCTTCCGGTAGAGAAATTAAAGAAGCGAATTGATAAGATTGCCCAGGGTAACTTCTTGCTGGACCGCAATATCGAATGGAACAGTGAACTAGGTGATGTCGGACGAGGCATCAACCGCCTATCACAGGACATCGTTGCACTCATGGATAGCCAGCTTGCTGACGAGAAGCAGAAGCAGGAGCTGGAGTACAGGATGCTGCAAAGTCAGATCAATCCCCACTTTTTGTACAACACACTGAATTCGATCAAATGGATGGCTACGATTCAGAATGCTACCGGCATTGCAGAAATGACTACCTCACTCTCCAGACTGCTGCGCAGCATCGCCAAAGACAACCGTAGGCTAATGCCACTAAAAGATGAGTTAAGCCTGCTCGATGACTATTTTCTGATTCAGAAATACCGATATGGTAGTACAGTCTCGATGGTGAAGGAGATTGAAGATGAGGAACTGCTCTCCGGCCTGATCCCCCGTTTCACGTTACAACCTCTGGTTGAGAATGCTATCTTCCATGGCATCGAGCCCAAAGGTAGAGGAGATATTCTCATCACGGTGAAAAAAAGCGGATTTGCCGATATCCTGGTCACGATTGAGGACAACGGTGTAGGCATGATGAAAGAACAAATCTCCACCATTCTGTGTGACTCGGAGGATGGAACTAAGGGAGTGTTCGAGAACGTTGGACTCCGTAGTGTAAATGAGCGTTTACGGCTAACCTTTGGGGAGAATTACGGTCTTTCGATTGAAAGTGAAATGGGCCAGTATACTCTAATGAAAATTCTTCTACCATTTATGCAAAAAGAGTAG
- a CDS encoding response regulator: MIKLLIADDEALVCIGLQSMLKWEQYNIEIVGIAHNGAQEEEMIDTLRPDIVISDIKMPIKSGLEVAASIRQKYGRLPLFIMLTSYEEFQYARAAIEVQATDYLVKLELTPEALAESIRKAISFLESYQTMESYPKLVHRGNLQAQRDKFFIRLFNNLFENKNQYLLQKEDLALDFSEPAYLVCTCRILGPDTVPPRGDKLVALCSSTVQMAKDTLTSIQPCYVTSLDLRNFAVALPVPEVDPRHWMSDIEKQLTDMASVLHNYFNVTIIGAIGFAVEDPYLLRESYLAARKALPVAVQERSFVFFDENEPLEQEHPLFDFSESRSEIRRAFEELDTLALYTIISKMIEIFEDRPDLLVPATDAACNILYMATSLLADGENIVEHIFENEPEGYRAIYQMHTIEEIAGWLIQFRDGCSEILSTRRQSYKEQIVKNVQEYIKRNLGTKLSLNQVADVFNFSPNYLSHLFSKVAKVNYVEYITETKITAAKEMMVRGEGRIYEISQKLGYESAFYFSKVFKKVTGISPREYMQQIEAG; this comes from the coding sequence TTGATTAAATTATTAATTGCCGACGACGAGGCTCTAGTCTGTATCGGCTTGCAGTCTATGCTGAAATGGGAGCAATATAATATAGAGATTGTCGGTATCGCGCACAATGGTGCCCAAGAAGAAGAGATGATTGACACTCTCCGCCCGGACATCGTAATCAGCGATATCAAAATGCCAATTAAGAGCGGTTTAGAGGTTGCAGCTTCAATACGTCAAAAATATGGTCGACTTCCGCTATTTATTATGTTGACTAGTTATGAAGAATTTCAATACGCACGCGCAGCTATAGAGGTGCAGGCCACCGATTATCTAGTAAAGCTGGAACTCACTCCGGAAGCACTGGCCGAATCCATCCGAAAGGCCATTTCCTTTTTAGAGAGCTACCAGACAATGGAAAGCTACCCAAAGCTTGTTCACCGTGGCAATCTTCAGGCGCAGCGTGATAAATTCTTCATTCGTCTATTCAATAACCTGTTCGAGAATAAGAACCAGTATCTCCTGCAGAAAGAGGATTTGGCGTTAGATTTTTCCGAGCCTGCTTACCTGGTCTGTACCTGCCGCATTCTAGGCCCAGACACTGTCCCTCCCCGCGGAGATAAGCTGGTTGCTTTATGCTCAAGCACTGTGCAAATGGCAAAGGACACGCTTACTTCTATACAACCCTGCTATGTCACCAGTCTTGACTTACGTAATTTCGCCGTTGCTCTACCTGTCCCCGAAGTCGATCCCCGTCACTGGATGTCTGACATTGAGAAGCAACTTACCGACATGGCATCCGTATTACATAACTATTTCAATGTAACGATTATTGGTGCCATAGGGTTTGCCGTCGAGGACCCTTATTTACTGCGGGAGAGCTACCTGGCAGCTCGAAAGGCATTGCCAGTTGCCGTGCAAGAACGGTCTTTTGTTTTCTTCGATGAGAATGAACCTCTAGAACAGGAGCATCCATTGTTTGATTTCTCTGAATCTCGTTCAGAGATCCGCCGTGCTTTTGAAGAACTAGATACCCTTGCTTTATACACCATCATCTCCAAAATGATCGAAATCTTCGAAGACCGACCTGACTTACTGGTGCCCGCCACCGATGCTGCCTGCAATATTTTGTATATGGCCACTTCGCTTCTTGCAGATGGAGAAAACATTGTAGAGCATATCTTCGAAAATGAGCCGGAAGGCTATCGGGCCATCTATCAGATGCATACAATTGAAGAGATCGCTGGCTGGTTGATTCAGTTCCGTGACGGCTGCTCGGAAATTCTCTCTACTCGAAGACAAAGCTATAAAGAACAAATCGTAAAAAATGTCCAGGAATACATCAAAAGAAATCTCGGCACTAAGCTTTCACTGAATCAAGTGGCAGATGTCTTCAATTTCAGTCCAAACTATTTGAGCCATCTGTTCTCCAAAGTCGCTAAGGTCAATTATGTAGAATATATCACAGAGACTAAAATCACTGCGGCCAAGGAAATGATGGTGCGCGGCGAAGGTCGTATTTACGAAATCTCACAAAAACTTGGTTACGAAAGTGCCTTCTATTTCAGTAAGGTCTTCAAGAAAGTGACGGGGATCTCTCCCAGAGAATATATGCAACAAATTGAAGCAGGCTAA
- a CDS encoding sugar ABC transporter substrate-binding protein — protein sequence MKLKRFYGMTFATILSLSALAGCSGNNNNEGSAATAAPETGNTANASAEPKQDPVTLKWALWDWEATAYYQPLIDAYKAEHPNVTIEYVDLGSTDYMTMLSTQLSGGANLDVLTIKDIPGYSNLVKQNHLEPLKGFMGDKNIDPSVYGGTVEQIEVNDEVYALPFRSDFWVVYYNKDLFDKAGVEYPGNDMTFDQYDELARKMTSGSGAEKVYGAHYHTWRSAVQLFGILDGKNNVVGGNYDFLKPTYERILKEQEDGIVMDYATLKTSSTHYSGVFYNNSVAMMNMGSWFIATQIEKVKSGESQSTNWGIVKYPHPDGVEAGTTLGTITSLAVNQKSKNKEAALDFMNFVTGEEGATVIASTGTIPAIKNDEVISSITSIDGFPTDENSKAALTTVQTYLEMPMHEKSADIEVILNEAHDNIMTKNASIDEGLKDMNTRVQQLLNN from the coding sequence ATGAAATTGAAAAGATTCTATGGCATGACTTTTGCCACAATACTCTCCCTAAGTGCGCTAGCCGGATGTTCCGGTAATAACAACAACGAAGGCAGTGCTGCAACAGCTGCTCCAGAAACGGGCAATACTGCAAACGCTTCCGCTGAACCGAAACAGGATCCTGTGACCTTGAAATGGGCTTTGTGGGATTGGGAAGCCACAGCATATTATCAGCCGTTGATCGATGCCTATAAAGCTGAGCATCCGAATGTAACGATCGAATATGTCGATCTTGGTTCCACGGACTATATGACAATGCTGAGTACACAGTTGTCCGGCGGTGCCAATCTGGATGTTCTTACGATTAAGGATATTCCTGGATACTCAAACCTCGTGAAACAAAATCACTTGGAGCCGCTCAAGGGCTTCATGGGAGACAAAAACATTGATCCATCCGTTTACGGCGGTACGGTAGAACAGATCGAAGTGAACGATGAAGTGTATGCGCTTCCTTTCCGGAGTGATTTCTGGGTCGTCTACTATAATAAGGACTTGTTCGATAAAGCAGGAGTGGAGTATCCAGGTAACGATATGACATTCGACCAATATGATGAACTTGCTAGAAAAATGACCTCCGGCAGCGGTGCTGAAAAAGTATACGGAGCCCACTACCATACTTGGCGGAGTGCTGTTCAATTGTTCGGTATTCTAGACGGCAAGAACAACGTTGTTGGCGGCAACTATGATTTCCTGAAGCCAACCTATGAACGGATCTTGAAAGAACAGGAAGATGGAATCGTTATGGATTACGCCACACTGAAGACTTCAAGCACGCATTATTCCGGTGTGTTCTACAACAATTCCGTTGCGATGATGAACATGGGCAGCTGGTTTATCGCGACTCAAATAGAAAAAGTGAAAAGCGGCGAGTCCCAATCGACCAACTGGGGAATAGTGAAATATCCTCACCCGGATGGTGTGGAAGCGGGTACAACACTGGGTACAATTACTTCCCTCGCTGTAAATCAGAAATCCAAAAATAAAGAAGCGGCACTTGATTTCATGAACTTTGTGACTGGTGAAGAAGGTGCTACGGTCATTGCTTCCACCGGAACCATTCCAGCGATTAAGAACGATGAAGTTATCAGTTCCATTACTTCCATTGACGGTTTCCCTACGGATGAGAACAGCAAAGCGGCACTGACTACGGTTCAGACGTATTTGGAAATGCCAATGCATGAAAAGAGTGCGGACATTGAAGTGATCCTGAACGAAGCTCACGATAACATTATGACTAAAAACGCTTCGATCGACGAAGGTTTGAAGGATATGAATACTCGCGTACAGCAGCTCTTGAACAATTAA
- a CDS encoding DinB family protein: protein MYRTVQDFLGEWTSASAGTTRVLESLTDDKLDQVIVEGHNSLGWLGWHLATCPMFFGGQVGLTLTPVGNPKEVPAHAAVIVEAYKNIAANIASEVEKLTDEQMVESVQTFAGLMPRGAMLRSLVDHQTHHRGQMTVLLRQAGLRVPGVIGPTREEQAQMK, encoded by the coding sequence ATGTACAGAACAGTTCAAGATTTTCTAGGAGAATGGACAAGCGCTTCTGCAGGGACAACTCGCGTTCTTGAATCGCTTACCGATGACAAATTAGATCAGGTAATTGTTGAAGGCCACAACTCATTGGGATGGTTAGGTTGGCACTTGGCAACCTGTCCGATGTTTTTTGGTGGTCAGGTTGGGTTAACCCTTACTCCAGTAGGCAATCCGAAGGAAGTTCCGGCTCATGCGGCTGTGATTGTTGAAGCTTATAAGAATATCGCGGCTAATATTGCTTCTGAGGTTGAGAAATTAACGGACGAGCAAATGGTTGAGAGTGTACAGACCTTTGCTGGATTAATGCCTCGTGGTGCAATGCTTAGATCGCTTGTAGATCATCAGACACATCATCGTGGTCAAATGACTGTTCTCTTACGTCAAGCAGGTCTTCGTGTACCTGGCGTAATTGGTCCTACTAGAGAAGAACAAGCTCAAATGAAATAG